From Prosthecobacter sp., the proteins below share one genomic window:
- a CDS encoding sialate O-acetylesterase, giving the protein MISRLTLLLASLALTARAELKLPAIIGDNMVLQQKQANPLWGWDAPGMEVTVTFADQTKTAKADAKGKWTVKLDPVPANAKPATITIKGSSTRELKNVLVGEVWICSGQSNMGFTVGGTWDADLDIAQAKFPQIRLISVPQVGTQEIQDDFKGQWEECSPANVGPFTAVGYHFGRVLHEMLGVPVGLIDNAWGGSACEAWVKRDVLEKDPRFASIIAKWKQTEGTFTQEAFGKQVADHKAKNDAWTQARREAWKAGKPFAEKAPRAPQNQMTGQHRPGNLYAGVLHPTIGYGIKGVVWYQGESNASRAKEYGELFPFMIEHWRKEWQQGDFPFYWVQLADFKDVQAAPIDSEWAELREAQTRTMSKLPKTGQCVITDLGEANDIHPKNKRDVAERLARWALVNDYGQKLPYRSPELKDARFEGGKALLTFDYAPSGLRTVDKDEVQGFAICGEDQKWVWAKASIIGGSKKGTNQIEVSAEGVVKPVAVRYAWADNPVCNVYSFDGGLPLTPFRTDDFLMVTDPANPNSLAALTAKRDADLKKRADVKKKAGKK; this is encoded by the coding sequence ATGATCTCCCGACTCACACTCCTCCTCGCCAGCCTTGCGCTCACTGCCCGCGCCGAATTGAAACTCCCGGCCATCATTGGCGACAACATGGTGCTGCAGCAGAAGCAGGCGAATCCGCTCTGGGGCTGGGACGCGCCTGGCATGGAGGTGACGGTGACATTTGCGGACCAGACGAAGACCGCCAAGGCCGATGCGAAGGGCAAATGGACCGTGAAACTCGATCCAGTGCCAGCGAACGCGAAACCGGCGACGATCACGATCAAGGGCAGCAGCACGCGTGAATTGAAGAACGTGCTCGTGGGCGAGGTGTGGATATGCTCCGGCCAGTCGAACATGGGTTTCACGGTGGGAGGTACCTGGGATGCCGATTTGGACATCGCACAGGCAAAGTTTCCGCAGATTCGCCTGATCTCGGTGCCGCAGGTCGGCACGCAGGAGATTCAGGATGACTTCAAAGGCCAGTGGGAGGAATGCAGCCCGGCGAATGTGGGGCCGTTCACCGCCGTGGGTTATCATTTTGGCCGTGTGCTGCATGAAATGCTCGGCGTGCCGGTCGGTCTCATCGACAACGCCTGGGGCGGCAGCGCCTGCGAGGCGTGGGTGAAGCGCGACGTGCTGGAAAAGGATCCGCGCTTTGCCTCGATCATCGCGAAGTGGAAGCAGACCGAAGGAACATTCACTCAGGAGGCCTTCGGCAAGCAGGTGGCAGATCACAAAGCCAAAAACGACGCCTGGACGCAGGCACGGCGTGAGGCGTGGAAAGCAGGCAAGCCCTTTGCTGAGAAGGCACCGCGTGCACCGCAGAATCAAATGACCGGCCAGCATCGTCCGGGCAATCTGTATGCCGGCGTGCTGCATCCGACGATTGGTTACGGCATCAAGGGTGTGGTCTGGTATCAGGGCGAATCGAACGCCAGTCGTGCGAAGGAGTATGGCGAGCTGTTCCCCTTCATGATCGAGCATTGGCGCAAGGAATGGCAGCAGGGCGATTTTCCCTTCTACTGGGTGCAACTGGCCGACTTCAAAGACGTGCAGGCAGCGCCGATTGACAGCGAATGGGCCGAATTGCGCGAGGCGCAGACGCGCACGATGAGCAAGCTGCCGAAAACCGGCCAGTGTGTCATCACCGACCTCGGTGAGGCCAACGACATCCATCCGAAGAACAAGCGCGACGTGGCCGAACGCCTCGCCCGCTGGGCCTTGGTGAACGATTACGGCCAGAAGCTGCCGTATCGCAGCCCAGAGCTGAAGGACGCGAGGTTTGAGGGCGGCAAGGCGTTGCTGACCTTCGATTACGCTCCTTCTGGCCTGCGCACCGTCGATAAGGACGAGGTCCAAGGCTTTGCCATTTGCGGCGAAGACCAGAAATGGGTGTGGGCGAAGGCCAGCATCATCGGGGGATCAAAGAAGGGCACGAACCAGATCGAAGTGAGCGCAGAGGGTGTCGTAAAGCCGGTGGCCGTGCGTTACGCTTGGGCCGACAACCCGGTCTGCAATGTCTATTCCTTCGACGGCGGCCTGCCTCTGACGCCGTTCCGCACGGATGACTTCCTCATGGTGACTGATCCGGCCAATCCGAACAGCTTGGCGGCGTTGACTGCGAAACGTGACGCAGACTTGAAAAAGCGTGCGGACGTGAAGAAAAAGGCCGGGAAGAAGTGA
- a CDS encoding beta-ketoacyl-[acyl-carrier-protein] synthase family protein, with translation MNRVVVTGLGFISSIGNNRAAVLESLRESRCGIEVMPELVAANDRVKLAGTVKGFSFSSADPLDWTFPAKVQFSRAELRTMVPNAVYAVAAMEEAISDAKLDPALVSAPQTGLYCASAGSAWLTHVAIESVLTRGPARTSAPTVVTGMPNSLHLNLTARFAIKGASVGFSSACASSSHALGSACDLIRLGRQKIMFVVGAEDCHPYNILPFASLRALSSQSDPALAPRPFDVSRDGFVITGGGAVLVLEDAEHAAARGATVYAEVKGWGQASDGYDVVAPDPTGSGLARAMTNALQDASLEPSAVNYINAHATATTAGDLAELSALKSVFTGDAKPKVSSTKALTGHGLSLAGALEAGICCLALREGFMPASAKIQQLDPACEGISILTERCDEAPSVVMSNSSGFGGANVALILGKV, from the coding sequence ATGAACCGCGTCGTCGTCACCGGCCTCGGCTTCATCTCCAGCATCGGCAACAACCGCGCCGCCGTGCTCGAAAGCCTGCGCGAAAGCCGCTGCGGCATCGAGGTCATGCCTGAACTCGTCGCCGCGAATGATCGCGTGAAACTGGCGGGCACAGTCAAAGGCTTCTCCTTTTCTAGCGCCGATCCACTCGACTGGACCTTTCCCGCGAAAGTCCAATTCAGCCGCGCCGAACTGCGAACGATGGTTCCCAATGCGGTCTATGCCGTTGCCGCGATGGAAGAAGCCATCAGTGATGCCAAACTCGATCCAGCGCTCGTTTCAGCTCCGCAAACCGGCCTCTACTGCGCTTCCGCGGGTTCAGCCTGGCTGACGCATGTGGCGATTGAATCCGTCCTCACTCGCGGACCCGCACGCACTTCGGCACCGACGGTTGTCACCGGCATGCCGAACTCACTGCACCTCAACCTCACCGCCCGTTTCGCCATCAAAGGTGCTTCCGTCGGCTTCAGCAGTGCGTGTGCGTCGTCTTCCCACGCCTTGGGCAGCGCCTGTGATTTGATCCGCCTGGGTAGGCAGAAGATCATGTTCGTCGTCGGTGCAGAAGATTGTCATCCATACAACATTCTGCCCTTCGCTTCACTGCGTGCACTCAGCTCACAAAGCGATCCTGCCTTAGCTCCGAGGCCCTTTGATGTGAGTCGCGACGGCTTTGTCATCACCGGCGGCGGTGCTGTCCTCGTGCTCGAAGACGCCGAACACGCCGCCGCACGCGGCGCGACGGTTTATGCCGAGGTCAAAGGCTGGGGCCAGGCCTCTGACGGCTACGACGTTGTCGCCCCTGATCCCACTGGCAGCGGTCTGGCCCGCGCCATGACTAACGCTCTCCAAGACGCGAGCTTGGAACCTTCCGCAGTCAATTACATCAACGCCCACGCCACCGCGACGACTGCGGGTGATCTCGCCGAGCTGAGCGCTCTCAAATCCGTGTTTACTGGCGATGCAAAGCCTAAAGTCAGCAGCACGAAAGCCCTCACCGGCCATGGCTTGAGCCTCGCAGGCGCTTTGGAAGCTGGCATCTGCTGCCTGGCATTGCGTGAAGGCTTCATGCCCGCCTCCGCCAAGATTCAGCAGCTCGATCCCGCGTGTGAAGGCATCTCGATTCTCACGGAACGATGCGATGAAGCGCCAAGCGTGGTCATGAGCAACAGCAGCGGCTTCGGCGGCGCGAATGTGGCGCTGATCTTGGGGAAGGTGTGA
- a CDS encoding peptide ABC transporter substrate-binding protein, with translation MLLAAPNSVKMQSFHDLCAADRTKRVLAFRVIRFVLATALLLVLAACGKSRPRADLVFINGAEPESIDPAIVTDQVGMRIASALFEGLCRIDEAGKPQPGMAERWEMTPDRKTYTFHLRPNATWSDGQPFTTHDFIYSWKRVLSPEFGADYASQLYVIKNARAFHEGTLKDFAQVGVTALDDRTLRVELENPTPYFIDLCAFTTFSPVPQRIVEQHGTAWIKPGVLIGNGSYTLEDWLLDDRIVLRRNERYWDAANVPMKSIDILPISEPNTAINYFLTGQADLIMDKGMVPTSLTAKLKEQPYFHTGPFLGSYFTRFNVNRAPFTDPKIRLAFSLAIDRKRVTEKITQLGERNAFSLTPPGAGQNYQPPPGPEFNPERARELLAAAGYPGGKGFPRVEYLYFPKPVERNIAVELQAMWQEHLGVSVDLVKQEWKIYLSSMKEKNYHLCRSSWVGDYNDPGTFLEMFLSTSGNNRTGWASPKYDEFIAAAAREPDLNQRNTLFQQAEKLLVTDEAVILPIYHYVGVQFYHADRLTGVQPNMIDDHPFRCMRWKK, from the coding sequence ATGTTACTGGCAGCGCCAAACAGCGTCAAGATGCAGTCCTTCCATGATCTTTGTGCTGCGGACCGCACCAAGCGTGTGCTAGCTTTTCGTGTGATTCGTTTCGTCCTCGCCACCGCACTTCTTCTCGTCCTCGCCGCCTGCGGGAAGTCACGACCGCGTGCGGATCTCGTGTTCATCAATGGGGCCGAGCCGGAAAGCATTGATCCGGCGATTGTGACCGACCAAGTCGGCATGCGCATCGCCTCGGCGCTCTTTGAAGGCCTGTGCCGCATCGACGAAGCGGGCAAACCGCAGCCAGGCATGGCGGAGCGCTGGGAAATGACGCCTGATCGCAAGACTTACACCTTTCATCTGCGTCCGAACGCGACTTGGAGCGATGGCCAGCCGTTCACGACCCACGACTTTATTTATTCATGGAAACGCGTGCTCAGCCCAGAGTTCGGCGCGGATTACGCCAGCCAGCTCTATGTCATCAAAAACGCCCGTGCTTTTCATGAGGGCACGCTCAAGGACTTCGCGCAGGTCGGTGTCACCGCGCTGGATGACCGCACGCTGCGCGTCGAACTCGAAAATCCCACGCCCTACTTCATCGACCTCTGCGCCTTCACCACGTTCTCGCCCGTGCCGCAGCGCATCGTCGAACAACACGGCACGGCGTGGATCAAGCCGGGCGTTTTGATCGGCAACGGCTCCTACACGCTCGAAGACTGGCTGCTGGACGACCGCATCGTGCTACGCCGCAACGAACGCTACTGGGACGCCGCGAACGTGCCCATGAAGAGCATCGATATCCTGCCGATCTCCGAGCCGAACACGGCGATCAATTACTTCCTCACCGGTCAGGCCGATCTCATCATGGACAAGGGCATGGTGCCCACCTCGCTCACCGCGAAGCTCAAGGAGCAGCCGTATTTTCACACGGGACCGTTCCTCGGCAGCTACTTCACGCGCTTCAACGTCAACCGTGCGCCGTTCACTGACCCGAAGATCCGTCTCGCCTTCTCGCTCGCGATTGATCGCAAGCGCGTCACCGAAAAAATCACCCAACTCGGCGAGCGCAACGCCTTCAGCCTCACCCCGCCCGGTGCCGGACAAAACTACCAGCCGCCGCCCGGCCCTGAGTTCAATCCCGAACGTGCGCGTGAACTCCTCGCCGCTGCCGGCTATCCCGGCGGCAAAGGCTTCCCCCGCGTCGAATACCTCTACTTTCCGAAACCAGTCGAGCGCAACATCGCCGTCGAACTGCAAGCGATGTGGCAGGAGCATCTCGGCGTCAGCGTCGATCTCGTGAAGCAGGAGTGGAAGATCTACCTTTCGTCGATGAAGGAGAAAAACTACCACCTCTGCCGCAGCAGTTGGGTGGGCGACTACAACGACCCCGGCACGTTCCTGGAGATGTTCCTCTCCACCAGCGGCAACAACCGCACCGGCTGGGCCAGCCCCAAATACGATGAGTTCATCGCCGCCGCCGCCCGCGAACCTGATCTCAATCAGCGTAACACGCTGTTCCAGCAGGCGGAGAAACTTCTCGTCACCGACGAGGCCGTCATCCTCCCCATCTACCACTACGTCGGCGTCCAGTTCTACCACGCCGACCGTCTCACTGGCGTACAACCAAACATGATCGACGATCATCCCTTCCGCTGCATGCGGTGGAAAAAGTAG
- a CDS encoding trypsin-like peptidase domain-containing protein translates to MNIRPLLPLLALALLPSAASAQPAPAPPPANQVIDVASGAWEGIVNIDVSVLFPDYREPWNAGQPSGGSGTGFLIGKNRFLTNAHVVSNATRILIRTTNDPEPHPAKIIHIAHDCDLAIIEAEDGKHFEKLKQLDFGGIPQLNTEVIAIGYPIGGDRISVTRGVVSRIDFRPYSHTSVDSHLAIQVDAAINPGNSGGPVLQEGKVVGVAFQGFSGRVAQNVGYMIPVPVIKRFLKDVEDGRYDHYVDLAASDFPIENPAQAKALGINGDGVGVMVADVEPAGSVGELLKIGDVILSIDDNPVMNNGLVRFEGELMDMNEIVERKFAGDTIKLKYMRDGKKLEATVTLKRFDPYVRLGAQYNQRPRYIVHAGLVFQPLDRNLMDAHQMRDSTVNYVFDNFLTDKLYVERPEPVVLTNVLPDEVNTWLSPYAHSIVDEINGVKIKSLKDVKIALEKKDTAFIEIRLLEKNRPLVLKRELAQTAHPRIMQTYNILEDSYLGDE, encoded by the coding sequence ATGAACATCCGACCGCTTCTGCCTCTCCTCGCCCTCGCACTGCTCCCCTCAGCAGCCAGCGCACAACCCGCGCCAGCCCCTCCTCCCGCGAATCAGGTCATTGATGTGGCCTCAGGGGCCTGGGAAGGCATCGTGAACATTGATGTGTCAGTGCTTTTTCCGGATTATCGCGAACCGTGGAATGCCGGACAGCCCAGCGGTGGCAGCGGGACGGGCTTCCTCATCGGCAAAAATCGTTTTCTGACCAATGCGCACGTCGTCAGCAATGCCACACGCATTCTGATCCGCACCACGAACGATCCTGAGCCGCATCCGGCGAAGATCATCCACATCGCGCATGATTGTGACCTGGCGATCATTGAAGCAGAAGACGGCAAGCATTTTGAAAAACTCAAGCAGTTGGACTTCGGCGGCATCCCGCAGCTCAACACCGAAGTGATCGCCATCGGCTATCCCATCGGCGGAGATCGCATCTCGGTGACACGCGGCGTCGTGTCGCGCATCGACTTCCGGCCTTACAGCCACACCAGCGTCGATTCGCATCTCGCGATCCAGGTCGATGCGGCGATCAATCCCGGCAACTCGGGCGGGCCGGTGCTGCAGGAGGGCAAAGTTGTCGGTGTGGCCTTTCAGGGCTTCAGCGGTCGTGTGGCGCAGAATGTCGGCTACATGATTCCGGTGCCCGTGATCAAGCGCTTCCTCAAGGATGTCGAAGACGGTCGCTACGATCACTACGTTGATCTCGCGGCCAGTGATTTCCCCATCGAAAACCCGGCACAGGCCAAGGCGCTAGGCATCAACGGTGACGGCGTGGGCGTGATGGTTGCCGATGTCGAGCCTGCTGGCAGCGTGGGTGAGCTGCTCAAGATTGGCGATGTCATTTTGAGCATTGACGACAACCCCGTGATGAACAACGGACTCGTCCGCTTTGAAGGTGAACTGATGGACATGAATGAAATCGTCGAACGCAAATTTGCGGGCGACACGATCAAGCTGAAGTACATGCGCGACGGCAAGAAGCTGGAGGCCACGGTGACGCTGAAACGCTTTGATCCCTACGTCCGCCTCGGCGCGCAGTATAACCAACGGCCGCGTTACATCGTGCATGCGGGCCTCGTGTTCCAGCCGCTGGACCGCAACCTGATGGACGCGCACCAGATGCGTGACAGCACGGTGAACTACGTCTTCGACAACTTCCTCACCGACAAGCTCTACGTTGAACGCCCTGAACCCGTCGTGCTAACCAACGTGCTGCCGGACGAGGTGAACACCTGGCTCAGTCCGTATGCGCACAGCATCGTGGATGAGATCAACGGTGTGAAGATCAAGTCGCTCAAGGATGTGAAAATCGCGCTGGAGAAAAAGGACACGGCGTTCATCGAAATCCGCCTGTTGGAGAAAAACCGCCCGCTTGTCCTCAAGCGCGAACTCGCCCAGACGGCGCATCCACGCATCATGCAGACCTACAACATCCTGGAAGACTCTTATCTCGGAGACGAATAG
- a CDS encoding efflux RND transporter permease subunit, whose product MDASLEQPVRKGGVTRFFVEHRGLGWFTMAAVLVWGWFAFQSLPQQEDPTFPTHDAVLITLWPEASAGDIEKEVTQKLEAALAKLPTLEKLQSQSKDNISVVVITLKTDRKEVIDEQWKKAREILATVKLPEDCEDPRLETDYQLPATLLFAVLGDAAPAAADLIEKELKTVPSTGRIRQFGHAPEEILSFEDMAAVSYSVRTLHREPNGPLKPSTSVLVAVEMKAGSIIRDFKTAVLTKIDSMKLPDGIRVITVSDQPAATAHRIGEFLRCFIEAVIVVVLVALLLMDWRTALVVAVAIPLTIAMTLGGMAALGVPLQQISIAALIISLGMLVDDPVVASDGINRELADGQPRGIAAWLGPFKLRRAIFFGTIINIVAFLPLALLPGDMGAFIISLPIVITLALVSSRIVSMTFIPLLGYYILHGQKGFDAVSGTHPLHRLVPFYKSALQLALRRPLLTVIVAYGLLAASTALIPYFGKQFFPAAERNQLLVDIQLPEGSAIEQTMAVTTRVSDFLQKEDAIQSAIVVSGGGTPMFYYNVLPRQPAANVAQVLVNTRHAEDVPALIVHLREVLDREIKDALCLVKQIEQGPALETPIQIEISGDDWKTKTAQVAAALREAGAYKVHDDSSVITRINQQRTVTVKALAPFGELASRILHKAREHFPKEGIAFGGEERELINSQREMEHVLKISLALIALAMVIQFRSIMKSLVVMLTVPLGLIGAFTGLGTTHASFGFMALIGIVSLAGVIVSHIIVLSDFIEEERAAGVELEKALMHAALVRLRAVLATVFATVCGLIPLALTGGELWRPLTAVHIFGLLFGTVLTLLVLPVLYFLFAKWRWIK is encoded by the coding sequence ATGGATGCATCCCTTGAACAACCCGTCCGAAAAGGCGGTGTCACGCGCTTTTTCGTCGAGCATCGCGGGCTCGGCTGGTTCACGATGGCCGCCGTGCTGGTATGGGGCTGGTTTGCCTTTCAAAGCCTGCCGCAGCAGGAAGATCCCACCTTTCCGACGCATGACGCGGTGCTGATCACGCTCTGGCCGGAAGCCAGTGCCGGGGACATTGAGAAAGAGGTCACCCAAAAACTCGAAGCCGCTCTCGCCAAACTGCCGACCCTCGAAAAACTTCAGTCACAATCGAAGGACAACATCTCCGTGGTGGTGATCACCTTGAAGACCGATCGCAAAGAAGTCATCGACGAGCAGTGGAAAAAGGCGCGGGAGATCCTCGCCACCGTCAAACTGCCTGAAGACTGCGAAGATCCTCGACTCGAAACCGATTACCAACTCCCCGCCACACTGCTCTTCGCCGTGCTCGGCGATGCAGCGCCCGCCGCTGCCGATTTGATCGAAAAGGAGCTCAAAACCGTGCCCAGCACTGGTCGCATCCGCCAGTTCGGCCATGCGCCGGAGGAGATTCTTTCCTTCGAAGACATGGCCGCGGTCAGTTACAGCGTTCGCACACTGCATCGCGAGCCAAACGGGCCTTTGAAGCCCTCCACCAGCGTTCTCGTCGCCGTCGAGATGAAGGCTGGAAGCATCATCCGCGACTTCAAAACCGCCGTGCTGACCAAGATCGACTCGATGAAGCTCCCCGACGGCATCCGCGTCATCACCGTCTCCGATCAACCCGCCGCCACCGCGCATCGCATCGGCGAGTTTTTACGCTGCTTCATCGAGGCCGTCATCGTCGTCGTGCTTGTGGCCTTGCTGCTCATGGACTGGCGCACCGCGCTTGTCGTCGCCGTGGCGATTCCGCTCACCATCGCGATGACGCTCGGCGGCATGGCGGCGCTGGGAGTGCCCTTGCAACAAATCTCCATCGCCGCGCTCATCATCTCGCTCGGCATGCTCGTCGATGACCCCGTTGTGGCCTCCGATGGTATCAATCGCGAACTCGCCGACGGCCAGCCACGCGGCATCGCCGCCTGGCTCGGGCCGTTCAAGCTGCGTCGTGCCATCTTCTTCGGCACGATCATCAACATCGTGGCCTTCCTGCCGCTCGCGCTGCTGCCGGGGGACATGGGCGCGTTTATCATCTCGCTGCCGATCGTCATCACGCTCGCACTCGTTTCGTCACGCATTGTGTCGATGACCTTCATTCCGCTGCTCGGCTACTACATCCTGCACGGCCAAAAAGGCTTCGACGCCGTCAGCGGCACGCATCCGCTGCATCGCCTCGTGCCCTTCTACAAATCCGCGCTGCAACTCGCCCTGCGCCGACCACTTCTCACCGTCATCGTCGCCTACGGTCTGCTTGCGGCCAGCACGGCGCTCATCCCGTATTTCGGCAAACAGTTCTTCCCTGCTGCGGAGCGCAATCAACTGCTCGTGGACATCCAGTTGCCCGAAGGCAGCGCCATCGAGCAAACGATGGCCGTCACCACTCGTGTGAGCGACTTCCTGCAAAAAGAAGACGCCATCCAGAGCGCCATCGTCGTCAGCGGCGGCGGCACTCCGATGTTCTATTACAACGTCCTGCCTCGTCAGCCTGCCGCGAACGTCGCCCAGGTGCTGGTGAACACCCGCCATGCCGAAGACGTGCCCGCGCTCATCGTCCATCTGCGCGAAGTGCTCGACCGCGAAATCAAAGACGCGCTTTGCCTCGTCAAACAGATCGAACAAGGCCCCGCGCTCGAAACCCCGATCCAAATCGAGATCAGCGGCGATGATTGGAAGACGAAGACCGCTCAAGTCGCCGCCGCGCTGCGCGAAGCCGGTGCCTACAAGGTCCACGACGACTCCAGCGTCATCACCCGCATCAACCAGCAGCGCACCGTCACCGTCAAAGCCCTCGCGCCCTTCGGCGAACTCGCCTCCCGCATCCTTCACAAGGCCCGCGAGCATTTTCCGAAGGAAGGCATCGCCTTTGGCGGCGAGGAGCGTGAATTGATCAACAGCCAGCGCGAGATGGAACATGTGCTGAAAATCTCACTCGCCCTCATCGCCCTCGCGATGGTCATCCAGTTTCGTTCCATCATGAAATCGCTCGTGGTGATGCTCACCGTGCCGCTCGGCCTCATCGGTGCCTTCACCGGTCTCGGGACGACGCACGCCTCCTTCGGTTTCATGGCCTTGATCGGCATTGTCAGTCTCGCTGGCGTGATTGTGAGCCACATCATCGTGCTTTCCGACTTCATCGAGGAAGAACGCGCCGCAGGCGTCGAACTGGAAAAGGCGCTCATGCATGCCGCGCTCGTGCGTTTGAGAGCGGTCTTGGCCACTGTGTTCGCCACCGTGTGCGGTTTGATTCCGCTGGCACTTACAGGCGGCGAACTGTGGCGTCCGCTGACCGCTGTACACATCTTCGGCCTCCTGTTTGGCACTGTGCTGACGCTGTTAGTGCTCCCCGTGCTCTACTTCCTCTTCGCGAAGTGGCGGTGGATCAAGTGA